TTGAATCCTATGTTTCATACTTTCAGGCTTCTGCTCTCCATTTAAAGCTTGGAAGCTCGTCTTACTGAAGAGTAATAATTCATCGAACATAAATTCTCTCTTGAATGAAGCCATTTTCGCACAATCATTACAGTGGGAGCTCTGGTTCtggagaaaaaaaataatgtttcgacttttatttttaatcatgacaGACAATTCATTTAACAAGATAACAAATCCTGGTTTAATCATGTGCATGTAACATGTGTTTATCAGAGCGCTACACATACCCCATGCGAGGCAATTAACCCGCAGACACGCACATAATTTCTTCATTCAAATGACTATTTTCTTTATGTTTGAAATGCCGACATATACCGATGACGGCTGCATGTGAAAGCCACCTCATTAATGGCCGAATGTCATACGGGGCATTGATATATAATTTCACTCATTTACTTCCTCCCCTCTCCCCAGTCTTTGCGGGTACAATCCTAATGAGTGCATGCTTACACAATAACTATGTACATTTATTGAATAAACAATGCATATCCAATATATAGTTTCATCATTCAAATGTCCCAAGTGTTTTGGGGTTGCATGGTagacatgatatttattatgatATTAATTGCAGAATTTTATGTTGGTTGAATTAGATATGGTCAAGATTTTCTCGGGCCAGGCTCTGAACTAATCTTTCCCctatgataaataaatatttaagtcAAGCCTCTATTAATTGTGAATTGTTGATAATATAGATATTGGAGAAGACGAGGCATTTTCAGCTTTTGGGTAGTACAAAAGTTGCTTTCCCCAACGATTACTTATTTGACGAGTGATATTGGCCACTTCTAAATTTATGGTTTTACCAGAATCATATCGGAGTCTCGTTTGGCATTTATCATGGTTGGCAGGCTTTCTCCAACCACCGTACACTAAAAGTTGATATATATGATCATTAGTTGCTGTCTAACAATCAACCTTCAACATGTgtctttgttttcttttacacATTATGGTATTTAACATTAATTTATCTTTGTGTTCTTTCAATTTATAACAGCATTTCATGAAAAACTCaatcaagaaaaatttaaagCCACATTAACTTAGAAACTATAtcactttaaaataattatatttgacCCCCATGCAACCTGGCTAGGtagtatatatataactattcCACCCGTTCATTATAATTCGCATTCAAGTATAGATTTAGAAAACTACTTTCATCCGCACCATGcttacaaaaaatgaaaatttttgcaATAGTTTTTGGGTAGTTTGTTAAGATATCAAGGGATAAATATCGTTTTTGCAGTATTAATCCATCGAGTTCGACTTTCCCTAGCCTCCATCGGTAATTCGAAATGGGAAGTGAAAAATCATCTGAATTTTCCAGACAATCCCTCTTCTTTAAAAGTACCGCTTGTCTTGAATATTATTCTTTGGGAAGTGCTTCTGATAACGATAACAATTCAGTGCATGGATATTTAGCAGCTTGTTCTGCTTATTATTCTGCACTTAGGGCTTTTCAAGAATCTGTATTAATAGATCAGATAAATGATGCGGCAGCTTCACCCAAGTCGAAGAGACAAAAGATTATCAATGGCGCCCGAAAAGATTCCGCTTCTGCTTCTGCGTCGGTAAAAATGTCTCATATTACAGTGGAGAGAAACAGGAGGAAAGTGATGAACGAGCGTCTTTCTGTTCTTCGTTCTTTGATGCCTCGCTTTTACATCAAGAAAGTATGTCCATTTTCTTCATACATATCTTTTTATTACACGTGAGTTGTATTTTGTTCACTTCTAcattattaaagaaaaataatttggaagGTTAATTCAAAGAAAGGATGCCAATACTTTTTCACACTATAGATTGACGATTTTACAAATGTTACGTATAGTTATAATCtatttatatatatctatatcgaGACAAGGTCATGCAAGACTCCTGGTAATAAAAATTGTATGCATCATAATTGTCCCGGATGTTATAACACTTCCTGACAATATCCTACAAATGAAtcgaaataaatatatatgcatGGTAAACATaagcaagaaaataaatatatatttttttcggaAAACAAATGATGGTTTAATTAATGAACGAAAATGTCTTATTGTCGCAGAGCGACAAAGCATCAATAATCGGTGGCGTCGTTAATTACATACACGAATTACAGCAGATACTACGATCCCTCGAATGCAAGATGAAAAGCAAGGCTTCAATCCCGAAACTTCCACCACCAAGTCTTCCTATGAGCCCGAGTACATCTCGTTCAAGCAGCCCGTATAACCCTAGACTTCAAGTTTTCACGAGCCCGATCGAGTTTTCTCCTTCCGATATTTCTTCAACTTCTACCTCCACCAACGACACTATTGTTAACGAGCTTGTTATGGCTACATCCAGATCAGTTGTTGCTGAAGTTGAGGTGAAATTTTCGGGCCCAAATCTGCTGCTCAAGACTACGTCGCGCCGCTTTCCGGGACAAGCCGTGAGGATAATTTCTGCACTGGAAGAACTTGAGCTTGAAATTCTGGATGCCAACATCACAGCCCTTGATAATGAAACGATCATGTATTCTTTCACTATAAAGGTAAACAAGGTATAT
The DNA window shown above is from Primulina huaijiensis isolate GDHJ02 chromosome 12, ASM1229523v2, whole genome shotgun sequence and carries:
- the LOC140990572 gene encoding transcription factor MUTE-like isoform X1 produces the protein MGSEKSSEFSRQSLFFKSTACLEYYSLGSASDNDNNSVHGYLAACSAYYSALRAFQESVLIDQINDAAASPKSKRQKIINGARKDSASASASVKMSHITVERNRRKVMNERLSVLRSLMPRFYIKKSDKASIIGGVVNYIHELQQILRSLECKMKSKASIPKLPPPSLPMSPSTSRSSSPYNPRLQVFTSPIEFSPSDISSTSTSTNDTIVNELVMATSRSVVAEVEVKFSGPNLLLKTTSRRFPGQAVRIISALEELELEILDANITALDNETIMYSFTIKVNKIGIECQVSAEELTRRIHRTFC
- the LOC140990572 gene encoding transcription factor MUTE-like isoform X2, with the protein product MGSEKSSEFSRQSLFFKSTACLEYYSLGSASDNDNNSVHGYLAACSAYYSALRAFQESVLIDQINDAAASPKSKRQKIINGARKDSASASASVKMSHITVERNRRKVMNERLSVLRSLMPRFYIKKSDKASIIGGVVNYIHELQQILRSLECKMKSKASIPKLPPPSLPMSPSTSRSSSPYNPRLQVFTSPIEFSPSDISSTSTSTNDTIVNELVMATSRSVVAEVEVKFSGPNLLLKTTSRRFPGQAVRIISALEELELEILDANITALDNETIMYSFTIKIGIECQVSAEELTRRIHRTFC